Proteins encoded in a region of the Sphingomonas jaspsi DSM 18422 genome:
- a CDS encoding lipoprotein-releasing ABC transporter permease subunit, giving the protein MILNAYEKMIAKRYLLPGKGEGFIFVVVGFSVGAVALGVAALIIVMSVMNGFRAELFDKISGLNGHAIIQGYDGRLSDWQQIADAARKTPGVVSATPLIEQPLMASANGRVEGVLVRGSRIEDIRLNPVLSGNVLSGDLKSLAPDNGTVAIGSGLAQNIGAFPGSEITLISPEGRSTPVGTVPRMVTYRVGAVFETGIYDYDKAFVIMPMQDAQTLLMLGDQVGMVEIQTNNPDKVASIVAPLQPLVQGKGVIADWRQMNSALFEALQVERIAMFVVLCIIILVAAFNIASSLIMMVRSKTRDIAILRTMGASRKAMTKVFMTVGLTIGFIGIAAGAILGALFLFFRQGIVDLIQLVSGQNLWDPSVRFLSELPSRTDPVEVIAIIAVTLVLTYLATLFPARRAAATDPVQVLRYE; this is encoded by the coding sequence ATGATCCTCAACGCTTATGAAAAAATGATCGCCAAACGCTACTTGCTTCCGGGCAAGGGCGAGGGCTTCATTTTTGTCGTCGTCGGTTTCTCGGTCGGCGCCGTTGCGCTCGGCGTTGCTGCCCTCATCATCGTCATGAGCGTGATGAACGGCTTTCGGGCCGAACTGTTCGACAAGATCAGCGGGTTGAACGGTCACGCCATCATTCAGGGCTATGACGGACGCCTGTCGGATTGGCAGCAGATCGCCGACGCGGCGCGCAAGACGCCCGGCGTGGTATCCGCCACCCCGCTGATCGAACAGCCACTGATGGCGTCCGCCAACGGCCGCGTCGAAGGGGTCTTGGTTCGGGGTAGCCGGATCGAAGATATTCGTTTGAACCCAGTGCTCTCGGGGAACGTCCTGTCCGGCGATCTGAAGTCACTGGCGCCCGACAATGGCACGGTCGCGATCGGCTCCGGTCTTGCCCAGAACATCGGCGCATTTCCGGGAAGCGAGATTACGCTGATCAGTCCGGAAGGCCGGTCGACTCCGGTCGGAACGGTGCCCCGCATGGTGACCTATCGCGTCGGCGCGGTGTTTGAGACCGGCATCTACGACTATGACAAGGCGTTCGTGATCATGCCGATGCAGGATGCGCAGACGCTTCTGATGCTGGGCGACCAGGTCGGCATGGTCGAAATCCAGACCAACAACCCTGACAAGGTCGCCAGTATCGTCGCACCCCTTCAGCCGCTGGTACAGGGCAAGGGCGTGATCGCCGACTGGCGCCAGATGAACAGCGCGCTGTTCGAAGCCTTGCAGGTCGAACGCATCGCCATGTTCGTGGTGTTGTGCATCATCATCCTCGTTGCCGCCTTCAACATTGCGTCCTCGCTGATCATGATGGTGCGATCCAAGACCCGGGACATCGCCATCCTGCGGACCATGGGCGCCAGCCGGAAGGCGATGACCAAGGTTTTCATGACCGTTGGCCTCACGATCGGCTTCATCGGCATCGCCGCTGGCGCGATCCTCGGCGCCCTGTTCCTCTTCTTCCGCCAGGGTATCGTCGACCTCATCCAGCTGGTGAGTGGCCAGAACCTTTGGGATCCGTCGGTGCGTTTTCTATCAGAACTGCCGTCGCGGACCGATCCGGTGGAGGTGATTGCGATCATCGCGGTCACGCTCGTCCTGACCTACCTTGCGACCCTGTTCCCGGCCCGCCGCGCGGCCGCTACCGATCCCGTGCAGGTGCTGCGTTATGAGTGA
- a CDS encoding ABC transporter ATP-binding protein, whose translation MSEQVLQTSDLRRSFTQGGVTIDVLRGVNLSVAPGEIVALLGPSGSGKSTLLQAVGLLEGGFSGSIRIIGQEAAQLDDDGRTALRRDALGFVYQFHHLLPDFDAVENVVLPQVIHGTAPDAARERATQLLTQLGLGERLDHRPSKLSGGEQQRVAVARALANRPPLVLADEPTGNLDERTSDRVLGEFLNLVRGEGSAALVATHNERLAAKMDRVVRLHNGVLG comes from the coding sequence ATGAGTGAGCAGGTTCTCCAGACGAGCGACCTTCGGCGCAGCTTCACCCAGGGCGGGGTCACCATCGATGTGCTGCGCGGGGTCAACCTGTCGGTCGCGCCGGGCGAGATCGTTGCGCTGCTCGGCCCTTCGGGATCGGGGAAGTCGACGCTGCTCCAGGCGGTCGGATTGCTCGAGGGCGGTTTTTCAGGCTCGATCCGGATCATCGGCCAGGAAGCGGCGCAACTGGACGACGACGGGCGAACCGCGCTTCGCCGCGATGCGCTCGGCTTCGTCTATCAATTCCACCACCTGCTGCCCGATTTCGACGCGGTGGAAAATGTCGTCCTGCCCCAGGTCATTCACGGCACCGCGCCCGATGCGGCACGCGAACGCGCAACCCAGCTTCTGACCCAGTTGGGGCTGGGCGAACGGCTCGACCATCGGCCGTCCAAATTGTCGGGCGGCGAGCAGCAGCGCGTTGCCGTCGCGCGTGCCTTGGCCAACCGTCCGCCGCTCGTGCTGGCGGATGAGCCTACCGGCAACCTCGACGAACGCACCAGCGATCGCGTCCTTGGCGAATTCCTCAACCTCGTTCGGGGCGAAGGAAGTGCTGCGCTGGTCGCGACCCACAACGAACGTCTTGCGGCGAAGATGGACAGGGTCGTACGGCTTCACAACGGGGTGTTGGGCTAA